The genomic DNA ATTGAACACAAAGGTGATATATCTGTCAGAAGAAGACGCtaaatcaaagatgaataAAACAATTATCCTCGGTATTGCGCTTTTTGTCATTTACGCTGACCGACATTATCGGTCAGATGCACGTGATTGGATTAACTTGAAATCTTGGTGTTTCTATACCTCATGATGCATGACTGGAGATATGACTATTGTACAACTGAGAAATCAAACTCATCAGACGCATCCTTCGACAAGGGTTAAAAAAAATTGGTGTagaagaatcactcaccatcgaTGTATGGCTATATGACATACCAGGTGAAAAATCCAAACAAACGCGATGCTACAGTTTACTAATTCCTAAAGACCTACtgcccttcttcctcatcttcatcatcatcccccCTTGGTTCTAAAGATTGCATGATACCCATAGCTTTCACCAGGAAAGGTTTCAGTTCGCTCAATTCCAATGGAGTCAGGTTTGTCACCTTGTCAAGATATAAATGTCAGTACTGTGATGGACTTTTGTCTGATGTCTGAGCAGTGATAAATCATAGAGTACCCACCTGCAGATAGCTACCTCTCATTACACCTTCACTCTGCAGACCTATCCTGATCTTCGCCTGTCTGACTTCTCTCAAGTCTTTTAGCAGGCTTCGTAATAATGAAGGCTGCATTGAATCGTCTTGAGCGCTAGACATTCAGACGTACTTGGTTAGCTTGACACGACAAGATACATTCTCACAGATATCTGCTATCATCAACGAATTCTCAACGTACACATCCAATAATACCTTTGAAATCTCGATGAACCTCCTAGGTAATGAACAAAAGGATTCCGcattttccctttcctctttcaacacATTCTGTACTCGGTCTAGTATATTAAACTGTATATCAGCTTTCCATTCAGTTTTACAGGATAGTAAAAAAGGACAAGGGGGCAATGATTTGTTTTGACTTACCTATACTCAGCCATTCAGGAGGTACTATCCTAcatttccttttcctcttcagcGACAATGCAAGCCATAAGGGGACTTTGGCTGAGGAGGGAGGTGTGAATGGACCGTATATTCCCTATCGTATCAACACTAGCCTAAGCACACAGTTCCTCGTTGGTTGAAACTGACTTAGACTCACACTCAACAATCGTACCCTCGTCATGGAAAATAACGGTACGATATCTATCGTCTCTTCCTCCGCTAGGAACGTTAATTCGTCGGGCGTTAAGCCATTTTGCAGATGTTTCGGTAGAGCCATACTGGTAGATGTCCTCTCTGTCTTGCTCGGTAGTTGTGGTTTTTATTACTATCTGCGCTGTCTATCGATATACAAGCAGTCGTTTCTTGCATTGTTGTCGTCTTCATATTCTCTGCTCTAGATATCTCATGTTCACTCTGGCTCACCTATTCTCGACGCGTCCGACCTCAGATGAGCGAGTTCACGTGTCTGACTCGTGTGATCGACTTTTACCCTGAGTCTGTCCATTCTCGTTATTCGGtttccccttcacctcccACCTGTCAAAGATCAAGTATGAgtacaatctcatctctgcCTGTCCTATAAGCTCAGgtcccttctcttctcagcgTCACAGATAGGTCCTAGATATTATCTTGACCAAGGCTTGTCACACTCAGCTTGCTGCTAGATCCTCTGGTCATAGAGAAGCTCCGTTCGACGACATTTCATCGACACGTTAACGAATTTTCCGACTTGACGCGCTGTCACCTCTGTAGATAGGAGGCATCGGCAGACATCCTTTCACATCAAAAGCTTTGGGTGACAAGACTCTGCAATCCGAGGTGGAGAACTGCTCTTCAGTATGTTAAGAGAGGTCAAAGTGGGCTTAGATGAGAAGGGCGGGAATAGACCTGGGACCTtatatggtgagtgatgatgatgatgaaagtcTCACACCTGTCAACCTGTCACACTTGTTGTAACAATGCATTCATCAATGCCTCACATACTTGAAAAGGTGAACGAAGATGCTGATATACCTAATGCAGGTCTATCACATCGTATATGGCTATTGATAGTAGGTATAATCGGTCTCCTCACGTTATCAAGATTCTTATTCCGTGAGTCGAATGGTtttcttgacatctttgCCGTCGCTGACATTCGTTGTGTGGGTTTTCTAGCATCATCGgacccatcatcctcaccataCGCTACTACCGGTGGTCTCCTTACACCACGAGATTACTTAAATGCCTCAGCTGCCGATCCCGCACCATTCGATTTCTGTCCCGTCTTTGGACCAGGTGATAAGATcgctgagaagagaggtCAATGGGGATTGTTGAAATCTAGATTACACGTCGGGAGCGGTGCGAGAATCCAGAGAGTCGTTCAAAAAGCTATGGCTGGTTTGCCTGTCACGATTAGTATCTtgggtggatcaggtgagtaaaaCTGAATTCTTAACATTACTAGGTATCTTGGTGTCATGaatatccttctcctcttttgtctttcctcttcctacttTGTCTTTCATCTCGGAAATGACACAAGCATTATTATTTTGCTGATTACATGAGTCGTTCCGTAGTCTCCGCATGCCACGGTGCAGGTGATGATCCAGTTTCACCTCGATGTTACCCTGCGAAATTCTTCGATTGGTGGAACTCTGTTTTCCCCCACCCAGCATCTGAAGTAACCAATGGAGCGGCACGAAGAACCGACTCAGCTTATTTCGCTTATTGCTCAATGCACCATCTACCTGATCAAACTGACTTGGTCATTTTGGAATTTGATGCTTCGGATCCAAAGTAAGTTTACCTACACCCTCCTGTCAGaacaatgacgatgatggacaGCTGTATTCATTGGTGTTTCGGTGCAGTGATCCTGAATGGTTGACGCACTTCGAATTGCTCGTTCGATCAATATTGGTCAGACCCGATCAACCTGCCGTTATCATTTTGGGTCATTTCTCTCCTCAGATCCAAGCTCAAAATGGCTTTGCCGGT from Kwoniella mangroviensis CBS 8507 chromosome 1 map unlocalized Ctg02, whole genome shotgun sequence includes the following:
- a CDS encoding DNA replication complex GINS protein PSF2 — protein: MALPKHLQNGLTPDELTFLAEEETIDIVPLFSMTRVRLLSGIYGPFTPPSSAKVPLWLALSLKRKRKCRIVPPEWLSIDRVQNVLKEERENAESFCSLPRRFIEISKVLLDVAQDDSMQPSLLRSLLKDLREVRQAKIRIGLQSEGVMRGSYLQVTNLTPLELSELKPFLVKAMGIMQSLEPRGDDDEDEEEGQ